From the Cucumis sativus cultivar 9930 chromosome 5, Cucumber_9930_V3, whole genome shotgun sequence genome, the window ATTTAGACAGATTTTCGACGACCTAGTTTGAAACCGTCCTCTCCCTTTGCAGGTCAATGATGTTTGTGTTTTCTACCTTcattaaactttttgttttgtgtttttttagtacaatggTGTGAGAAATTAACACGAACcacttacttttttctatcaccaacatatatatttgtgtcacTTGAGCTATACTCACATTagcttaaactttttctttctagttactattttgttgaagttaaaattgaatttcatttatttatatttatacaacCTCAAATTTAGCATGAAATACCTATTTTCGTTATGATAAAGCTCGTTTGAGAACACATACAAACTTAATATGTTTATGGTTGTATAATACTCTATAAacattagaaagaaaaattatatatagtgATTCAATTGAATTCAAGCAAATTGTAAAGTTAGAGaatattagaagaaaaaagaacgaGATCTTAgtactcaaaagaaaaaatacacaaTGAATacaaattaagaatatagaagtgaaaaattttgctttttcttttatcgATCATCTTCCTTTGTCGTAATGGAAATGCATCGAACACTCGTATTATTTTCAAAGACACAAGGAAACATATGTTATATGGGATATAGTGTTTGTTCTAAGGCGTGTAATCTTTGTCTCAAACAATGCATGGTTTATGAGATCTTTGTGACGTTGAAATTGGGGTTTTgagattaattatatttgtctGTTAGTAGGGCAATAATATAATTGGAGGGGGTAAGAGGGATTTGTTGATTGAAAGGGAAATATCAACATAACAAAGTAGATGAGAGGGTACTTCAAACAGTGTGAAAAATGGAGTTAACTGTTGGTTGATGTTGATTATCAATGTGGGATTGTctattttggttcaatataAATACAGACACACAACAAAAGGTACaactaatttttattcaaataattctAACTTTGCTTTACCTATATtattcttccttccattttataaaattggatAGTGGCAagtcatttattattattattattattattattatctttaaaaaatcaacgTTAATAACAAAGTGACATAGCCTTTTgtatcataaattaaaagataattattattcctaaataccaaattttacaaaaatatttaccacttatactaaaattttaaatattttaatttattttagaaatgcTCCAAATTTAGGGTGtagtaaaaattgaaaaacaaaagatttaaTGTATTTCTgtctctttattattatttttaaaatatatctttaagtaattattattttaaatatgcttAAGAATATAGTTAAGAACCATGAAATTGaggaatatttataaatataattattagattcaaaatatcgTACaactaacattttttaaaccaaattgtaaatatagttaaaatagtattttaactAAAACACAATTATGAGGATTGTGTAATATTTTTCTACACAATTCTATTGAATgtaactatattttaaaatttaaagccTATGGATAATATTAACCTGATCTAACTTATTTCTTTGCTAACATTTAGTTCTAATcattaatttagggtttacaatctacaaaatttttaagaatatatacattatttgtttttgaaaatctaaACCAAATTCATTTTAGAGACATTGtttaataattgtaaatattgattttagattattgaaaattaagcatatatatatatatatatatatataacaactaagtttgtaatttaatcttattattattattaatatatgagttgtattttttttaatacgaCATAATACAAGTTGATTGTTgcatctttttaaattaatcaaacatttattactatggaaacaaatattattcttcttaATACTACTTTAAAATATGATACATCACGTGGGCAATATTTGCCTAAGGGTTAAAATACATGTGCATTCTTCAactcttttatctttaatattctaatattaattcaaatttccaAATTGCAAAcgtttattatttacaaaatttagcATAAATAcgattaaaaatatttacaatacaTAAGCTTATTGCCATCTATTATTATCtatagattaaattttttaaaataagttataaatgttttgttttatttaaaactatctCTATTTTTTATGGAAATATCTTAGACTTTGATTACACCgtaccattgttttttttttttttaaaggaaaaaagtttaatttttcattatttatgactgaaaataaatGTAAGCACATAAATGCAAGACACATAAAAGGAGCAatcattgataaaagaaaaaataagtagaaaaacaaaactaaaaaaggtgaaaaaaatgatatagaTTGATTAAATAGTGTAAACAATTTACACCTAAAAGAAGTTTGGTCAAACAATTGTCtaactttttcaataaattgaaaagaagacaCTATTCTCAACTATTTATACAGCTATGTATATATGAATATGTTGTttgttgattaaaaaaattgagtgttATGTGAACCAATGGATGAACTTTTTTGGTCTCAATTTTAtggatatatttatgaaaaaccACTTGGGCTATTTGGCCCATAGCAATTCTTCACATTATGAATTGAAGAGTGATTCTTAAGCTTTAagatttatcaattaatttccAATTATCTTTTGCTTTGTTCAATAAGGAACATTTAAGCAAATGTGCTGAGAACACAACATTTCACAAGTAAGAAAAATGCTCATTACATCTTGAATATAATACTTTTTGTATTTACCTtaacattaataaatatatagcaatattGAGATCTCATGCATGTTGAGATTAAGTTGGTGATTAATTGGAGATTATATCATTGTAAGAAGGAATAttcaaaaaccctaattttgaCTACATCTCCTACCCCTAGATttgatttctctctctttctacatatatatatatatatatatgaattaattatGACAAGCAAATTACCTTTTTAGACGTTGAAACAACTATAAGTTATTGTGTTGTTAAGTGATCTCCTTTTAAGATCTAGAGCATTTTGATTGTTTGATATGATTTGTCTAATTGTCACATGCAAGGTcgaaaaatataatatcaaccaactttcattttaatattgagGATGGTGGATTGAAGTGAGCTTAACTTTAGGTAGTTTTCAAGGTTTTCAATCCCTTCATTATCGTTGTagttgaagatgaaaaataaccGGTCTCTTAGGCTTGACTTATGAGACACCAAGAGAGGCAATTAGCATTATTTCAAGAGACTACATGTTTGAATCTATTTTCAAGTAGCATATAAAAGGAGATTTCAATTGTATTTTCTAATGCGCTTTTCCATGGTTACAATCAGCAATAACTTTATCagaatgaaatatgaaattcaGTTTGAACATAGGGCACGAGTTTATGAAAATTCATCGCTCagtattgataaaatgatcaTCACATGTAGTCAAGTGCACGATCGAAATCCCAATTGGAATTTTCATGCATTTGCCTGAAATTCTCATGAATTTGGCCAAAATCTTGACCAAAAATCATGGTTTTTTTAGGGTtgtttgaaaacaattaaacaaaactaaagaaGGTATCCATTCGAACgatttattttccaaaaagatTCATTTCTAATCCATTCAATTGTGTCAacttaaaacttgaaaaagaaaaattatgttaataaaAGTTGACAAAAACGTAATGTGAATGGATCCCAAAACCAACTTTTTCTGAAAAAATGATTCACCAATAATTAAGGAGGTTTATGATTAAAGAGGTTTAGTATCTCACTCACTTTTCTGACTCTGTTTCTATACCTAACCAAACGAAACCATAACGCTGATAGATAgacaatatcaataattttctccATTATTCCAAATAAAACTTCAgcataatcaattaaaatgtttttggcAAACATAATTATTGCCAGCAAAAGTGGCCTCACTTTACAGGAAGGATAAGAGTCCTACTGCATATATTAATGCCTAAATCTCCAAAACTACATTTTCAAACTTGCCAGATTTGCCAAATCTTACAATATACTAAAGAACTTTAACTTGTAAAAAGAAGGTAGAATACAATTTAATTACTCTCTCAGTTGAGTTTGTTTCTCACAGGTCTTATTATAAAAAGCTCTCTATCAagggaagaaaaggaaaggttTTTAACCtatagagaaaaagagaaaatttgtcTTCTTCAATCCCAGCACACATTCAATTTGAGTTTCGGTTGTGAAAACAACTTACCAAAGCTCAGTAAGTATATCCCTTCACGAACATTCCTGCCTTGGCATCGTCACTTTCACCCTCAGCAGAGTACTTACCAAGCTGGGCGAGGGAGTTTGCCTTTGCACGCACCAGAAGTGCTTTTTGTGCAGACTCCACGTTTTCGGGGCGTCCTTGCCATGTCTTGAGCACGGTGTTCTGTAGGGCACGAGCGTAAGAGAAGGATACGTGCCAGGGGTTGGGACTTTGGTTCATGGCATTCAGGTTCAGTGTTGCTTCCACTTCAGACTGTCCTCCAGACAAAAACTGCAGATGAAACAGAAGATTTTCATCAATAACTGGAATTAAGACAAGTTTGTTTAACAAAGGAATGCAAATGCatcccaacccaacccaaaccAAGAGTCAAGAACTGTATAAAAAAGCCAAAGGTCAAAGGGGTTCATCAAGAAATCAAGATGAACAACACTGTTTTCGTCCTATAGATCTTTCAGCAGTTAACTTTTCGTTAAGTTTTAGGTTAAAAGTACTTTGATCCTTGTACTTTTGGCTTTGATTTATATGATCCCTGGACTTTCAGAATGTTCATTTTGGTCCTTAcactttaaactttgattCCATTTAGTCCTTCAAAAGTGACCATTCTGATCCTCTAAAATggagtaaaaataaaaatgaatgaacaAAAATGGATACTTTTGAACGTAAAAGGACCAAACCAAAGTGAACATTTTGAAACTGCATGGACCAAAATTAAACCTTTAAAAGGAATAGGAACcaaaaatgaaccaaaactaaaagtaCAAGGACGAAAGTAGTATTTAAACCTATAGTTTTTATCCCTATGCTGAAACCTaatctaatttgtaaatgttCACTTGATGAATGAGCCTATACACGCTTCCCCCAACACTGCAAGACAATTGCACTAACCTAGACAATTTGGCAAATGAAACACTCGAtactatttaatattttaaataagtgGCACCAAGAGTGAGATTccaagaaaagaaacttaTCGAGTAGAATTGATTCCAATGAGAACATTTGACCACTAAATATTCTTACTGGTCATGAAAACTATATGAATCAATTAATACTCAACCGATAAACAAACCAACCAAACCATGATATGTAGAAGAAATCTACAGTTTCAGTAGCAAAACAAAACTTGGAGTGACATGCATAATACTGAGATGTGAGATGGGAAAAATTATGTATGCCATGGAACACTTGAAAAGGAGTTCAATTATTCATACCATGATTCCAGGAACTGCAGGAGGAACTCTTCTCCTGAGCATCTTTAATGTGTATTTAGCAATAGTTTCAGGAGAGGCCTTCTCCTTGTGCTCGGCCCCGGGTGTTACCATACTAGGCTTTAGAAGGATTCCTTCAAACAGAACATTGTTTTCAGCCAAATAAAAGAACACTTCTGACCAGACCTTTTCAGCCACTTCAAGTGTCCTGTCAATGGAATGGTCCCCATCAAGAAGGATCTCAGGTTctacaataggtacaaggcCATTGTCCTGCATTAACAAAGTTAATAGTAAAATCTCtattaaagagagaaaagaaaatatcttattgtaatgaaaaatCTCTTCAAATATATGATCCTGTAACATGTATTTATTTCCAACCAGATAGAGCAAAACCCGAATTCATTAATTTACAGAATCCCCCatgatttattataaatagatAAAGTGATGGATGGTAAACAAATTCATTGAACAGCCATATACCTGAGAAATGGCAGCATATCGTGCAAGGCCCCAAGCAGCTTCCTTAACAGCCAGAGCGGAAGGACCACAAGGAATGCTAACAACTGTCCGCCTGTATGTTTAACATGATTTAGATTTTGCACAATTAACCCAGCAATATATGTTAGAGGAGAAAACCACCCTATACAAGAGGGCCTTTGAACTTACAAAAACAAGCTCCAAGAAAAAAGGCAAACTTCAACGTTAATAACCTAATACTCAACCCAAGTTCACGAAGAACATATCTGACTTACCACTTAGCAAAACGAGCACCTTGCTTATAATATTCAGCAGATCTTGAGGCCAGTCCGTCTAAGCCTTGACACCAAGATTCACTGTTAGATCCTGGCAAAGGAACCAAACCCTGAAACCCACACAACAATACAAATGTGAACGAAACTCTAGATTAACAAACTTTGAATAGTCTTGTAACAGCAACCAAAACTGTTTGATGCGTATTGAAAGGTAAAAGAACAATTCACCTTGTCAACTTTAATGCCAGGCATAATTTTTGCCTCCCGTAAGCaatcaacaaatttctttCCATCTGTGGTTGATTGGTAGAGTGTTTCCTCGAAAAGAATAGCCCCAGATATGTACTCTCCCAAGCCAGGTGTGGTCAGCAAAAGCTGTCTGTAAGCTTGTCTGTTGGTTTCGTCATTTTCCAAGCCAATGGATGCTAACCTCTTTCCACATGTTGCATTAGATTCATCAATGGCAAGAATACCACGTCCAGGTGATGCAACTGATTTCTGCAAACCAAAGAATAGAGCAAGATAATTACTTAATATAAGGAACACAACCGAATTTCCACGCATTGCAGCATATGAAGGTGATCTTGCCATTCCACAACGCCATGCAATATGATTTAAAGCATAGTATAAGCTCTGAGAGTGACTACgatctttttcttattaaatattcataattcatgaaaaatcaaagattGATCTagtatattcaaaataaaaaacgaaaCCCAAAGGGGAAAAAGTCCATGACTACTACTAATATCATTGTAACATGATGATAATCATCTCACTAGTGAACAAATACCCACAATTGCAAACACCAAAACCAATCTCTCAAACGTATCTCAAtgaagagagggaaaaaatACACAAACCCAAAACACCCAACTAAATAAAGATCGCGAAAAATCAACTTCTTGGTCAAAGTCATAgtaaaaacaaatccaaacCTTGATAAagacagagaaaaaaaacccaccCACAAACGCAAACAATCAGTAAATACATCACGATCAACTCAAAACTCCAATAAATGCAAATCAAACATCAGATCCAAATCCCGACAACAACCCCACATACCCTTCCAAATCAAATCGccacaaacaaataaaaaactcaCCGCGGTCTGGACAAGCTCATCGGAGTAAGCCCCAGCACGGATCGAAACAGAAAGGCGTCGACCGGAAGACGACCCACGCTTCTGAGAGAAGGATTGGTGAGCAATCCACTGCGAAGAGGAAGCGTTCAACTTAGCGAAGCTCAGGGAGGCCATGGCTTCGTCAACAGAGAGAAAGACTTGATGgggtaaaaaggaaaaacacaGAATCGAAACGGGTTTGGGGTTGATTTTAATATGAGAGCAGATGGGAagagaaagaacaaaattataaaaaaaaaatagttgggTTCGTTTGCAATCGTAGTTTAAGTGGGTAGGTGAGTGGATCGGGGTGGGCGCGATTGACCAAAATTGGTACTTTAAAAAAGTGTGAGAGAACGTTTTTGTATTGGGAAGTCCGCCAGGGGCAAGTGTGCGGCGATGAAGATGATGTACTGCCAAACGGTCCTTGTCGATGATTTCTATATTGCCaaattattggttttgttCTGAAGTGGCTAACGTCAGAATAAGTTCGTCGTTAAAAGTCACTTTTTCTTAGTTGCGTTTGTTTCTAAATCTAAAGTATTTGATTACCAAAGGAAAGAGGAGTAGAAAATGCTAAGGACTTTATGAAACACTAAACAAGGTAACAAGTACagatttgaaaaaacaataccCTATGTAATTATAAGTGACCAAATTTTATTCAGTTTGGAATAAATTGTATTACGAGAGCAGTCAAGAATATTCTTGGTTTCCAtccttataaaaatttaatttatgtcgttgttgttattatatatgttatatttaaactatctACTCTTGTTTAATGGTCAAGATAggacttctttcttttacgataaaaaaaattatttatgcaAAATCCTACTCACAATCTTGACAtattcgtaaatattttatcaattttaccatttttgacAATTGGATGATgaatatgtttaaattaaacctttaaaattagattttatatatgaataattttaCTAGTGATGATTTTATCTACTAGAAAATTcgagttcattttctttagtttcaaataatcaattagatactaattgtattaaaataaattagtgaaaattctaataaattttttaatatacattaaaatgaaacaaatatttcataaaacttaattttgtttttgacatCCATGTACATTAAGCATTTAACCAGTGAAAATTCATCCATTAGTTTACACACAGAAAACTTTATATAGAAATAACATACGATCACATACAAAGATAAACTTTAGAGTggtcaagaaaataaatacttaGAGTCTTTGTggatttttaaagaaagaaaacgatatgattttttcttttagttagtAGTATTTGAGTCATTTAAGGtttaaataagataaaattacGATTGTTTTTGTGAATTTCGcattaactattttaaactaaagggaacaatattatttttggagAAATGTTTTACCATTGAAAGAACCCCATTCCAACTAGTTCACAATATTGTGGGGACAATGGATCAAATACAAATgacttgtttttcttctacctTCCATTAATGCATGAGGTTGAAGGTAATAGGAATCAAATAGGTAGAGTCACATGAAGTCGCACTTGTCAAGAGGCATCCTCTTAGTCCCACTTTGTTTCCTTTAAGCTCGACGCACATGATTTGTTATTGAAGAACCTGTGAGGAAGAATGCTATATTGTGATATTTAGCTAACCAATGCCTTCCAATTAAACAAAGTGTTCCAATAGCTTTTAAGTTTTGCTAActtgttgaaataaaaatcttaaacCACGACGTCTCCAACGTGCTCAATTCAAGtgttattatgtttttttagtggAAATCATTATCATGTACCAACCAATACCTAATCCATTGTTGATGACCTTCGAAATGTGAAAATACTTATATTTCATCCGtagttttctatttattcAAACACAATACAAAACAACTTACGAGTTTACTATCTATAATCGACCTTTCATAGACTAAAAAAACGAGTTGAAAGATATTCGACCGAGTCGTTACTCAATCAAACTAGAAACTAGTTCCAATTTGtgtcttagaaaaaaaaaaccatcaaatggattaaaaaatgaagttttgaTTGAAAGATAGTTTAGACGTCCACGTAATTGGTCGGGTCCCACAAGTACACGTGGACAACTAACAAAACAGAGCCCTAACCCTAGCCTGCAACTTTCACCATCTTcgtcttcttcctctctcccTAACCCTAATTTCAATCCACTGCTCACATTCTCTTCACACAAACATGCTTCTCTAATTCTTCCTTCACTCCTATTTCACCTCCACAGATGCGAAGCTATGTCTCTGGAAGCTTCGCTGGAACGACGAAAGCAGCCCCAAGCTCCCGGGACTGGCAATGGAAATGGTGTCGTCTCCCCCACACCACAGTCTCTCTCAACTCACAGGCTTCGTCTTCAACCCAAGGAAGATCATAAGTCGGAGAGCTACGAAGACCTGCAATTAGAATTCAGCCCTGTCCTTTTCAGCATGCTGGAAAGGCACTTGCCTCCCAATATGCTCAATGTGGCACGCGAAGTTAAGCTTCAGTACATGAGGGACATTCTACTCCGATATGCTCCTGAAGGCGAACGCAACCGAGTAAgtgttttaaattgtttatctCTGTTTGTGTGATGAATTTTCAATACTTGTTTGCTTGGTTGTGAATGGAGAAACAGGAAGagatgatgattttttttcaaaaagaaattgttttatagATTGAAATCCAATACTTAGCAAATGCCATATGATCTCATGAGTTGTTAGTGGACGGCGTTTTGTGGATAAGGattaagatttttattttcgttgTTATGTGATGGTGGATCACATGGCGGGAACAtagttatttgaatatgtAGACTTTTCACTTGGCTGATGGAAGCTACAACCGCACgttagttaattttatttgtacaATGGATGATTATACTTTTATGTTAATATGTCAAGCAAAAGATGCGGATAgtatttgaacaatttttcTCTTCTGCTAGTGAGTCtgtggtttttatttttgtagcAAATTTGGTGAAAGCAAGGGGGAGGTGTCAACGTTTGTACCTTATTACTAGTTGAAAATTCTTTATGTTGGTCTTGAGCAATTATAATTGGAGGCTTGCGAACTTGACTGAGTGGTATTTGCATGCACTTTGTTCTTAGAGGTTGGAGGTTCAATTCCCAactgtattttttaaaaaaaatggaggcTTTGCATTGAAGTAAAAATCTGGGAACGCATAGTCTACTCCTATATCATGTTCTATATTTGATTACTTCCATGTTTCTTGGAAGTATTTCCAGAACATtggattaaattttataaagaaaaaaatggagaaagtaTGTCAAGTATGAAGAAAGATAAACAGCTTTTCCAAGAATCAAAATCCCCCTAGAGCTTACAATGGGAGCTTTAGTTAGATGAATAGTAGCAGGGGAATCATTGATAGAAGTGAAGTGGTGAACTTCAGTTGGGTGTGCTTCCTAAAAGATCTATTTAGCTTCCATACATACTGTCATTTCTTTCAAGCTAGTAGTTCCAAATCCGAGCTTTTGAAATTCTGATAAGAGCTTGACATGCATTGTGACCAAGCATTGCCTGGAGAACTTGgtgaattcttcttctttttctttttttctttttgtttttgggtgAAACACCCTACCTGATGACAAAAGGCTTAACTTTAAAGGTTTATGGACAGTTTACGGTCCAATAGTTTTTAGTTACAACTTCTTCAATAAAAAGCATGGAatccaatttaaaatttaccacaaaaatttagaaaaaaaaattgctttttcttAGGAATACAAATAATACGAAATAtggagtgattttgaaagatactttaattttttcaaaagtattttctttctaagGCATATAATGagtaatatgaaatatatatcaagtgtgtatttctttcttctttttattttatcatgaAACAGAACCGCAAGATAAAAAcgattaacaaaaacaaatattgcTACCcggttttgttgtttttctagATAAGTATTGTAATCaacaatattaatttgtattatGATAAACAACGTACCATGTCCATTGTACCTCTTTGgtagtttaaattttgcagCCGTTTGACTCATAataatttcaactttattttctccaaTTGGAAGTCAGTTTGCTACATCCTTAACTTGGTCCTTGgatgttcttttcttttctttttggtcaATCCCTTACCATATGTGAAAttgtttctatttaaattaactctactaattcaatattttaaaatataagaaacacGACTGTCACTGAGATCCATTAATGAGAAATAGGAAAGTTTGCAACTACAAGTACATCACAAGCATGAAAACTACCCACAGGGAGCTTTTTAGCTTGGACTCTAGATAAACTCTCACGTTCTAACCAACTATTCTTTCTTAGCTCCAGATGCTGTTTTATCTAGGTGCTTAATTTCTGGCACAGTTGCATACGGGCAAGCTGATTTCATTTAGGCGTGCACCTAATTAGATCCacagttttaaaaatactttttatggTGAACACTCTTAACACGTTTCTTTTGTTAGCGATGATACACCATGCatctattattttgtttgttagttTTGTAGAAACTTCTCATTAGTTCTCTTAACTTATTTGGTCGGTCAGAAAGGTGATGTGAACCATGCGTTGAATGGTATAATATTTGCTTCACTAGGTGCTTCATGTACTTGGTGGTTAGCATAGTGAACCACGCGgtgaatgatataatattaaatttgtcttcaccCTCAACTCAAGCTTTTGGGTTGATTGGTGATTGAAAATGGTATTAGAGTGGGTTGGTTTAGGAGTCATGTGTTCAAACCCCTacattgttatttgatttccttcctaattaaaattgattttcatttattgagtcttcttcatatttcaagCACACATGTGGAGGGGAgtgttgaaaatataatattaaattttgggtcgattggtgatttaagattttCACAGGCCTTCAAATAGgtattaatttgtttcttatttgttcattgtTGCGTTCTAATCACCCTTTTGTCATCCTTGGATGCTTTTTGGGTTGGCATTTCAAACGGCAAGCTGCAAATTTTGATGTCCTTGTGGTCATGAGTGCAAATCTTAGTAGCTATGcatgttaaatataaaatattctaaattcTTCTCATCTCTAACCCTAATATTGTAAGGTTAGATAGTTATATTATAAGATTATTGAGACATGTAAATGGGTCTAAACACTTTTGAATTATGATtgttaatattgtttttattgaaagaaatCCTCAATTTTAATTCACATCCTgttctaaatataatttacattacatttacaaaaagaattgCATCTGAATTTTGTTCTCAATGCATCTCTCAAGCAAGAAGcttgttttcttaaatcacATTTTGAGGCTTAAAACTTTGCTAGCTAATGCATGAGAAATTTAATAGTTGAATATAATTACATGCCTCATTCATTCGTGTCGCACCGTTTTTTGAGGCGTAACTGCTTAAGGGCTTTTGTAACTTTGTTTGCATTGTGGTTATACAATTATTGAGATCGAAATAGCTGGGAGAACGAGTGTCCTTCTAGTTGTTCAGCCACGAAATGGTTTATCATTCTTTGCATGACTGTATCCTGTTTCAACAAGTTTCTTGAAGCCAGCGGCTATTTAACAGCGCTTCAAAGAAGTCCTATCAATAATTAAATGCTTCAAAGAAGTTCTGTCAATTATTAACTATCTTTCAAAAATGGCTTATctaccctttttctttccagTGATTAATGTAGTTACCCATCGTGATTTATGATATCTTTACCCATTAGCTTCTGGAAATCTACATCTTCCACATTGTGGAGCAAAGTATTTAATATTGTGCCTGTGATATTACATGATTTTGATTTGTCAATGTGCAAAGACGTGAATGCTAGCTTACTTGTCTTCCTGAACTTGTTTGGCTGTATGCCTTCTGTGATATGGTTTTTGATGTTTATAAAGATTTTCACTTCATATTGTAGCTAGTTTTggttttctaaagaaaaaaaagattgtcaagctaaatttaaaatttaaacctgTTGGGTgatgtgattttttattatttatgtatcTGTTTCTTTATTCGTTTCCTCTTGGCTCCTACCATGTGTTTTACTCGTATCCTTGAAATTAGAGGAACATGAAGctttaagtaaaataaagaggcag encodes:
- the LOC101218080 gene encoding fructose-bisphosphate aldolase 3, chloroplastic, with product MASLSFAKLNASSSQWIAHQSFSQKRGSSSGRRLSVSIRAGAYSDELVQTAKSVASPGRGILAIDESNATCGKRLASIGLENDETNRQAYRQLLLTTPGLGEYISGAILFEETLYQSTTDGKKFVDCLREAKIMPGIKVDKGLVPLPGSNSESWCQGLDGLASRSAEYYKQGARFAKWRTVVSIPCGPSALAVKEAAWGLARYAAISQDNGLVPIVEPEILLDGDHSIDRTLEVAEKVWSEVFFYLAENNVLFEGILLKPSMVTPGAEHKEKASPETIAKYTLKMLRRRVPPAVPGIMFLSGGQSEVEATLNLNAMNQSPNPWHVSFSYARALQNTVLKTWQGRPENVESAQKALLVRAKANSLAQLGKYSAEGESDDAKAGMFVKGYTY